In the genome of Ignavibacteria bacterium, one region contains:
- a CDS encoding Gfo/Idh/MocA family oxidoreductase — MIKITVIGIGHLGRLHVKNLKEIEKERNDIQITGIFDADSEKLNKAADEFSVKKFDSVDDAIDNSDSIILVTPTTTHFELAKKIIGKDKNIFIEKPVTETIPEADELLKLSKNKKIKIQVGHIERFNPAVLALEKYNLKPLFIETHRLSQFNPRGTDVSVIQDLMIHDIDIILKLVNSPVERIDANGVAILTDKIDIANARIRFKNGCVANITASRISQNKMRKMRVFQKNAYISIDFLQNLSEIFHLEDSDGSEGFSFASFDIGNNKKIVYERATVEDINPMKYELNKFIDSIKNNTEPVVNLEEGKRALEVAEYVIKEVENSLTKITNN, encoded by the coding sequence ATGATTAAGATAACTGTAATTGGAATAGGACATTTAGGGCGGCTTCACGTAAAAAATCTTAAAGAGATTGAAAAAGAAAGAAATGATATTCAGATAACGGGAATATTCGATGCAGATTCTGAGAAACTCAATAAAGCTGCCGATGAGTTTTCAGTTAAGAAATTTGATTCGGTTGATGATGCCATTGATAATTCAGATTCCATTATTTTAGTTACTCCGACAACAACCCATTTTGAACTTGCAAAAAAAATAATCGGGAAAGATAAAAACATTTTTATTGAAAAGCCCGTAACTGAAACAATTCCTGAAGCCGATGAACTATTAAAACTTTCAAAGAATAAAAAAATAAAAATTCAGGTCGGGCACATTGAGAGGTTTAATCCCGCTGTTCTTGCATTAGAAAAATATAATCTGAAACCTTTATTCATCGAGACGCATCGACTATCGCAGTTCAATCCGAGAGGAACGGATGTTTCTGTAATTCAGGACTTAATGATACATGATATTGACATTATTTTAAAACTTGTCAACTCACCCGTGGAGCGCATCGATGCAAATGGTGTAGCAATATTAACCGATAAAATTGACATCGCTAATGCGCGGATAAGATTTAAAAATGGATGTGTAGCTAATATAACTGCATCCCGTATTTCCCAAAACAAAATGCGGAAGATGAGAGTCTTTCAGAAAAATGCATATATCTCAATAGATTTTTTACAAAATTTATCAGAAATTTTTCATCTTGAAGATAGCGATGGAAGTGAAGGATTTAGTTTTGCTTCGTTTGATATCGGCAACAATAAAAAAATTGTTTATGAAAGAGCTACCGTTGAAGATATTAACCCCATGAAATACGAGCTTAATAAATTTATTGACTCCATAAAGAATAACACCGAACCCGTTGTCAATCTTGAAGAAGGCAAACGAGCTCTTGAAGTTGCCGAGTATGTAATCAAAGAAGTAGAAAACTCTTTAACAAAAATTACCAACAATTAA
- a CDS encoding metallophosphoesterase, with translation MYKIAHISDTHIKDAKHIHFEFFNRLLKDIKRRKVNHILLTGDIVDYGTTQEFNLVKNTFDNYGYYDKDKLTVIPGNHDIYGGPSDKMPSYLFIQYCRKLNFQNAVKKFNEEFFNLDNVKEFPYLKVINNIALIGLNSLYEWDLHENPNGTNGFIKNSIIKKLVNVFDNKEVRDKIKIVLIHHHFSEPMFRKNHIEQRMWLETEENKMKLYNKKGLIKIFTKYKVDFVLHGHTHISESYKIDNVTYVNSSGCVNPFTKEKKREYHMITIDNNKTKLEKVAI, from the coding sequence GTGTATAAAATTGCTCATATATCGGACACGCATATTAAGGACGCCAAGCATATTCATTTTGAATTTTTCAATAGATTGCTGAAAGATATTAAACGAAGAAAAGTTAATCATATTTTGCTTACAGGCGACATTGTTGATTATGGAACTACTCAAGAATTTAATCTGGTTAAAAATACTTTCGATAACTATGGCTATTATGATAAAGATAAACTAACGGTTATTCCCGGTAATCATGATATTTATGGAGGACCGTCAGATAAAATGCCGTCTTATTTGTTTATTCAATATTGCAGGAAACTAAATTTTCAAAATGCTGTCAAAAAATTTAATGAGGAGTTCTTCAATTTAGACAATGTGAAAGAGTTTCCTTATCTAAAAGTAATAAATAATATTGCATTAATCGGATTAAATTCATTATATGAATGGGATTTACATGAAAACCCTAATGGCACCAACGGGTTTATAAAAAATTCTATTATAAAAAAATTAGTTAATGTTTTCGATAATAAAGAAGTAAGAGACAAAATAAAAATTGTTTTAATTCATCATCATTTTAGCGAACCAATGTTCAGGAAAAATCATATTGAACAGAGAATGTGGCTTGAGACTGAAGAAAATAAAATGAAATTATACAACAAAAAAGGGTTGATAAAAATATTTACTAAATATAAAGTTGATTTTGTTTTGCACGGACATACACATATAAGCGAATCTTATAAGATTGATAATGTTACCTATGTTAATTCTTCAGGATGCGTGAATCCATTTACAAAAGAGAAGAAAAGAGAATATCACATGATTACAATTGATAATAATAAAACAAAACTTGAGAAAGTTGCAATATGA
- a CDS encoding CCA tRNA nucleotidyltransferase yields MKLKIENKIIKKISEIAKESNVDAYLVGGYVRDLILKREDNDIDITVIGDGINFAELIANKFNTKPSAIYKKFGTALIEIDNLKIEFASARKESYKKDSRKPDIEFSTLEHDLSRRDFTINTLAISLSDDGHEIIDVFNGIADLDNKIIKTPLEPEKTFDDDPLRIMRAIRFASQLNFRIEGDTYKAIVKMKNRLVPDEVVSQERITDEFLKILASPKPSIGLDLMFKTGVMEIVFPEISNLAGVEQRQDYHHKDVFYHTLQVVDNISRMTDNVWLRFTALVHDIAKPKTKKFIEGTGWTFHGHEDAGARMMKKIFNRLKLPYDRLPYVEKLVRMHLRPAAAAKEEVSDSGIRRLAADAGEELEDLLTLCRADITSKNPNKVSEVLANYERVEKKILDVQQKDNLRNFQSPVRGEEIMEICKLKPSKTVGIIKTEIEEAILEGIIPNEYDSAKEYLYQIKDGILQKAPKEHFLI; encoded by the coding sequence ATGAAGTTAAAGATTGAAAATAAAATAATAAAAAAAATTTCTGAAATCGCTAAGGAATCAAATGTTGATGCATACTTAGTCGGTGGATACGTCCGTGATTTAATCTTAAAACGCGAAGATAATGATATTGATATAACAGTAATCGGCGATGGGATAAATTTTGCAGAGCTTATTGCAAACAAATTTAATACGAAACCATCGGCTATATATAAAAAATTCGGAACTGCACTCATTGAAATTGATAATTTAAAAATTGAGTTTGCTTCTGCCAGAAAAGAAAGCTATAAAAAAGATTCGAGAAAACCGGATATTGAGTTTTCGACACTCGAACATGACCTGTCACGCCGTGATTTTACCATTAACACGCTTGCAATCAGCTTAAGCGATGATGGACATGAAATTATTGATGTTTTTAATGGTATAGCTGATTTAGACAATAAAATTATAAAAACTCCTCTTGAACCGGAGAAAACTTTTGATGATGATCCTCTGAGAATAATGCGTGCAATTCGATTTGCTTCGCAATTGAACTTCAGAATTGAAGGTGATACCTATAAAGCAATCGTCAAAATGAAAAACCGTTTGGTTCCAGATGAAGTGGTTTCACAGGAACGTATAACCGATGAATTTCTAAAAATTCTTGCTTCACCAAAACCTTCGATTGGTCTGGACTTGATGTTCAAAACAGGAGTAATGGAAATTGTTTTTCCCGAAATTTCAAATCTTGCAGGAGTAGAACAACGCCAGGATTACCATCATAAGGATGTTTTTTATCATACTCTTCAGGTCGTCGATAATATTTCAAGGATGACTGATAATGTCTGGCTCAGATTTACTGCGCTTGTTCACGATATTGCAAAACCAAAAACAAAGAAATTTATCGAAGGCACCGGCTGGACTTTTCACGGACACGAAGATGCCGGCGCAAGAATGATGAAAAAGATTTTTAACCGGTTGAAATTACCCTATGATAGGCTTCCTTATGTTGAAAAGCTAGTGAGAATGCATCTTCGCCCTGCTGCTGCTGCTAAAGAAGAAGTTTCCGACTCGGGCATAAGACGACTTGCCGCCGATGCCGGCGAAGAGCTAGAAGATTTGCTTACTCTTTGCCGTGCAGATATTACATCAAAAAACCCCAATAAAGTTTCTGAAGTACTTGCAAATTATGAGCGTGTAGAGAAAAAAATTCTTGACGTTCAACAGAAGGATAATTTGCGAAACTTTCAATCCCCTGTCCGCGGTGAAGAGATTATGGAGATCTGCAAACTTAAACCATCAAAAACCGTCGGCATAATTAAAACCGAAATAGAAGAAGCAATTCTCGAAGGAATTATCCCGAACGAATACGATTCAGCAAAAGAGTACTTATATCAAATAAAAGATGGTATTCTTCAAAAAGCTCCAAAAGAACACTTTTTAATTTAA
- a CDS encoding GatB/YqeY domain-containing protein: protein MSLKDKINEDLKSAMKAQDAVLTETLRSIRAEIIKMDKSGMNREMTPEEEILLLNRQVKMRKETIEMAEKAGRNDIADKEKVQLEIIAKYLPEQMSREEAEKIVSKILSDIGASSAKDTGKAMGAVMKELKGKIDGTIVQEIVKSKLNA from the coding sequence ATGAGTCTTAAAGATAAGATAAACGAGGATTTAAAGTCTGCGATGAAAGCACAGGATGCAGTGCTGACCGAAACATTGCGTTCTATAAGAGCGGAAATAATCAAGATGGATAAGTCGGGAATGAATCGCGAAATGACTCCGGAAGAAGAAATCCTGCTTCTGAACAGACAGGTTAAGATGCGAAAAGAAACCATCGAGATGGCTGAGAAAGCAGGTCGTAACGACATTGCCGATAAAGAAAAAGTTCAGCTTGAAATTATTGCAAAGTATCTGCCTGAACAGATGTCGAGAGAAGAAGCCGAGAAGATTGTTTCAAAAATCCTCAGTGACATTGGTGCTTCATCTGCAAAGGACACAGGAAAAGCTATGGGAGCAGTGATGAAAGAGCTTAAAGGTAAAATAGACGGCACTATCGTTCAGGAGATTGTTAAATCAAAGCTTAATGCTTAA
- a CDS encoding class I fructose-bisphosphate aldolase, translating to MLKTIKELLGTNESLLSFDKPAISKDMLHLPGPDFVDRVWKDSDRSPAVLRNMALLYNTGRLAGTGYVSILPVDQGIEHSAGASFAPNPIYFDSENIVKLAIEGGCNAVASTLGVLGSVARKYCHKIPFIVKLNHNEFLSYPNKYDQIMFGNVKQAFDMGAVAVGATIYFGSDESTRQIQEVSDAFAYAHELGLVTILWCYLRNSAFNVKGDKDYHLSADLTGQANHLGVTIEADIIKQKLPENNGGYNALKFGKTHKNVYEKLCTDNPIDLTRYQIANCYMGRAGLINSGGASTGKGESDMQEAVKTAVINKRAGGMGLISGRKAFQKPMADGVKLLNTIQDVYLEKEITIA from the coding sequence ATGTTAAAAACTATAAAAGAACTTCTTGGCACCAATGAATCGCTTTTATCTTTTGACAAGCCGGCAATATCAAAAGACATGCTTCATTTGCCCGGACCTGATTTTGTCGACCGAGTATGGAAAGATTCCGACCGCTCACCTGCCGTTTTAAGAAATATGGCTTTGTTATATAATACGGGTCGCCTTGCAGGAACAGGTTATGTTTCAATTCTTCCGGTTGATCAGGGCATCGAACACTCTGCAGGTGCGTCTTTTGCTCCGAATCCAATATACTTCGATTCTGAAAATATAGTTAAGCTTGCTATCGAAGGCGGATGCAATGCAGTAGCTTCGACTCTCGGCGTGCTTGGTTCAGTTGCAAGAAAGTATTGCCATAAAATTCCTTTTATTGTTAAGCTTAATCATAACGAATTTTTATCATATCCAAATAAATATGACCAGATTATGTTTGGTAATGTAAAACAAGCATTCGATATGGGTGCCGTTGCAGTCGGAGCAACGATTTATTTTGGTTCTGATGAATCAACAAGACAAATTCAGGAAGTATCCGATGCATTTGCTTATGCACATGAATTAGGTCTTGTAACTATCCTATGGTGTTACTTAAGAAACTCAGCTTTTAACGTTAAAGGCGATAAAGATTATCATTTGAGCGCTGATTTAACAGGTCAGGCAAACCATCTTGGAGTTACAATCGAAGCTGACATCATAAAACAAAAGCTGCCTGAAAATAATGGCGGATATAACGCTTTGAAATTTGGAAAGACTCATAAAAATGTTTATGAAAAATTATGTACCGATAATCCGATTGATTTAACCCGATATCAGATTGCAAATTGCTATATGGGCAGAGCCGGATTGATTAACTCAGGTGGTGCTTCCACCGGAAAAGGTGAATCTGACATGCAGGAAGCAGTTAAAACTGCGGTCATCAACAAACGCGCAGGCGGCATGGGGCTTATCTCCGGAAGAAAAGCATTCCAGAAGCCAATGGCTGACGGCGTAAAATTGCTGAATACAATTCAGGATGTTTATCTGGAAAAAGAAATTACAATAGCATAA
- a CDS encoding CvpA family protein: MNQIDIFIVVVMIIFGLIGLKTGLLKNVFSFAGIIVGIVFASMYYDELAGYFSKLGWFDVLTNVISFLTIVLICYFVSTYIAGKISNANTVTSLIDKILGTAFGAFQALLICSIILIMLNKVNFIPENVLSKSYFYNYTVGFAPAVFNFIAMWIPFTRPYIEQLSFIK, encoded by the coding sequence ATGAACCAAATCGATATTTTTATAGTTGTTGTAATGATAATATTCGGATTGATTGGACTTAAAACCGGCTTGTTGAAAAATGTTTTTTCATTTGCTGGCATAATTGTCGGGATTGTTTTTGCATCTATGTATTATGATGAACTTGCGGGTTATTTTTCGAAGCTGGGTTGGTTTGACGTGCTGACAAATGTCATTTCGTTTTTAACAATTGTTCTTATTTGCTATTTTGTATCGACATACATTGCAGGAAAAATATCGAATGCAAATACGGTTACCTCATTAATAGACAAAATTTTAGGAACGGCATTCGGAGCTTTTCAGGCATTATTAATATGCAGCATAATTTTGATTATGCTTAATAAAGTAAATTTTATTCCTGAAAATGTTTTGAGTAAATCTTATTTTTATAACTATACGGTCGGATTTGCTCCTGCAGTTTTTAATTTTATCGCAATGTGGATACCATTTACAAGACCGTATATCGAACAATTAAGCTTTATAAAATAA
- a CDS encoding DMT family transporter — MKKFLIVIYLTFAAGLTPVAAKYVTSEISPLSLAFFRFGIATLLLILFFKLKGITFRIDKKDIWFMAMLGALCIPINQFFFLVGISLSTSSNSGVMYAMTPMIAYLISIKMKKEKFGYVKLLTISLTIIGIVIIFWESLMQSLSQKSSLFLGNILLFFAVSSWAVYVTLSVKMIEKYGALKTSTIAFIFGMVLYIPVFLFDAHNFTLSKLTFWGVIGFIHLSVLVAFLSYFIYNYSAKFIKISTLTTLTNTSPIITIIFSYFLLKETFSVYFIVGAIITLVGVFLTQFIDRKPIKENIND; from the coding sequence TTGAAAAAATTTTTAATTGTCATTTATTTGACTTTCGCTGCAGGACTTACCCCTGTTGCCGCTAAATATGTAACCTCGGAAATTTCACCCCTTTCATTAGCATTCTTTCGCTTTGGTATCGCAACTCTCCTTTTAATACTTTTCTTTAAGTTAAAAGGAATTACTTTCAGAATAGATAAAAAGGATATTTGGTTTATGGCGATGCTTGGTGCGTTGTGCATACCTATAAATCAATTTTTCTTTTTAGTTGGAATCAGTCTTTCAACATCTTCAAATTCCGGAGTAATGTATGCAATGACACCGATGATTGCTTACCTGATTTCCATAAAAATGAAGAAAGAAAAATTCGGCTATGTGAAGCTGCTGACAATTTCTTTAACAATAATAGGTATAGTAATAATTTTCTGGGAAAGTTTAATGCAGTCACTTTCGCAGAAAAGCAGTTTATTTCTCGGGAATATTTTATTGTTCTTTGCAGTTTCAAGCTGGGCTGTCTATGTAACATTGTCAGTGAAAATGATAGAAAAATACGGTGCACTAAAGACATCTACGATTGCATTTATCTTTGGAATGGTTTTATATATTCCTGTTTTTCTCTTTGATGCTCATAATTTTACTTTAAGCAAATTAACTTTTTGGGGGGTTATAGGTTTTATACATTTATCGGTTCTCGTAGCTTTCTTGAGTTACTTTATTTATAATTATTCAGCCAAGTTTATCAAAATAAGCACGCTCACAACATTAACAAATACATCTCCGATTATAACAATAATATTTTCATATTTTCTTTTAAAAGAAACTTTTTCTGTTTATTTTATAGTAGGAGCAATAATTACTTTAGTGGGAGTTTTTTTAACCCAATTTATCGATAGAAAACCAATAAAAGAAAATATTAATGATTAA
- a CDS encoding tetratricopeptide repeat protein gives MQKKHNDDKLLTTYYNARDYFETHKKNIYIGLTVLVVVIAGVILYFNKKSANEDNAAVALSKVQNAYDMQDFKTAMNGDSLGSFKGLIYIVNEYGSTPSGELAKILLANCYYYSKDYGNAERLYKDYGGNNEILKAAALAGVAAVLETNGNFPDAAKQYEKAADVNKELANNDEYLYYAIRNYSKANDQENVKRVIKELKADYPKSQYVAQAEKYKV, from the coding sequence ATGCAGAAAAAACATAACGACGACAAATTACTAACCACGTATTACAACGCAAGGGATTATTTCGAAACCCATAAAAAGAATATATACATCGGATTGACTGTTCTTGTAGTGGTTATTGCAGGAGTTATTTTATACTTCAACAAAAAATCGGCTAACGAAGACAATGCAGCTGTTGCGCTTTCAAAAGTACAAAATGCATATGACATGCAGGATTTTAAAACAGCAATGAACGGTGATTCGCTCGGAAGCTTTAAAGGTCTGATTTACATCGTAAACGAATACGGTTCAACTCCAAGCGGTGAGCTTGCAAAAATATTGCTTGCAAATTGTTATTATTATTCAAAAGATTATGGAAACGCTGAAAGATTATATAAAGATTATGGCGGTAATAATGAAATTCTGAAAGCTGCCGCTTTAGCAGGCGTAGCTGCGGTTCTGGAAACCAATGGAAATTTCCCCGATGCTGCAAAACAATACGAAAAAGCTGCCGATGTTAATAAAGAATTGGCAAATAATGATGAATATTTATATTATGCAATCAGAAATTATTCAAAAGCAAATGACCAGGAGAATGTAAAGAGAGTCATCAAAGAGTTGAAAGCAGATTATCCGAAATCTCAATACGTTGCTCAGGCTGAAAAATATAAAGTATAA